ACGAGGGAGGCCCGCAAAATCCCGGCCCCGCCTCCCTAGTGTCGGGAGACGGGGCCGGGACGTGACGAGCGCCGGAGGAGGGCGCGGGTACTGCAACTTCCTGTGGGCGGCTTCCTACTTGTTGTCGTCCACGATCTCGTAGTCGGCGTCGACCACGTCGTCGGCGCCGCGCGAAGCGTTGGCCTGGGCCGTCGCGTCGTCCGCGAAGCCCGCGCCCGCCGTGGCGCCGCCGCTGAACCCGGCGTCCGCACCGGCGGCACCCGCGCCCTCGGCCTGCTGCGCGGCGTAGATCTGCGCGCCGGCGGCGCTGTAGGCGTTGCTCAGCTCCTCGGTGGCGCTGCGCACCTCGGCCACGTCGTCCTGCTTGAGCGCCTTGCGGGCGCGCTCCAGCGCGGCGTTGAGCGTGTCCTTGGCGCCCTGGTCTATCTTGTCCTCCCACTCCTTCATGTTCTTCTCCACCTCGTACGTCAGCGAGTCGAGGCGGTTGCGCGTCTCGATGGTCTCCCGGCGCGACTTGTCCTCGGCCGCGTGCGCCTCGGCGTCCTTGACCATCTTGTCGATCTCCGCCTCGCTCAGGCCGCTCGAGGCCTCGATGCGGATCTTCTGCTCCTTGCCCGTGGCGCGGTCCTTGGCCGACACGTGCAGGATGCCGTTGGCGTCGATGTCGAACGTCACCTCCACCTGCGGCATGCCGCGCGGTGCCGGCGGGATGCCCGTGAGCTGGAATTTGCCGATGGTCTTGTTGTACATCGCCATCTCGCGCTCGCCCTGCAGCACGTGGATCTCCACCGTGGTCTGGTTGTCCTCGGCCGTCGAGAACACCTCGCTCTTCTTGGTGGGGATCGTGGTGTTGCGGCCGATGAGCGTGGTGAACACGCCGCCCAGCGTCTCGATGCCCAGCGACAGCGGGGTCACGTCGAGCAGCAGCACGTCCTTCACGTCGCCCGCCAGCACGCCGCCCTGGATGGCGGCGCCGATTGCGACCACCTCGTCGGGGTTCACGCCGCGGTGCGGCTCCTTGCCGAAGAACGCCTTCACCACCTCCTGGATCTTGGGGATGCGCGTGCTGCCGCCCACCAGGATCACCTCGTCGATGTCGGTCGTCTTCAGGCCCGCGTCCTTGAGCGCCTGCTCCATGGGCGGGATGGTGCGCTGCACCAGGTCGTCCACCAGCGACTCGAACTTGGCGCGGGTCAGCGTCACGTTCAGGTGCTTGGGCCCTTCCTGCGTGGCCGTGATGAAGGGCAGGTTGATGTCGGTCGACATGGTGGTCGACAGCTCCATCTTCGCCTTCTCGGCGCTCTCCTTGAGGCGCTGGAGCGCCATGGGGTCCTTGGAGAGGTCGATGCCCTGGTCCTTCTTGAACTCGGCCACCAGCCAGTCGATGATCCGCTGGTCGAAGTCGTCGCCGCCGAGATGGCCGTCGCCGCTCGTCGAGCGCACCTCGACCACGCCGTCGCCGACGTCGAGCAGCGAGACGTCGAACGTGCCGCCGCCGAGGTCGTAGACGAGCACGGTCTCCTGGCCCTTCTTCTCGAGCCCGTAAGCGAGCGCGGCGGCAG
This sequence is a window from Longimicrobiaceae bacterium. Protein-coding genes within it:
- the dnaK gene encoding molecular chaperone DnaK: LAEDAGKFLGERVTEAVITVPAYFNDAQRQATKDAGTIAGLEVLRIINEPTAAALAYGLEKKGQETVLVYDLGGGTFDVSLLDVGDGVVEVRSTSGDGHLGGDDFDQRIIDWLVAEFKKDQGIDLSKDPMALQRLKESAEKAKMELSTTMSTDINLPFITATQEGPKHLNVTLTRAKFESLVDDLVQRTIPPMEQALKDAGLKTTDIDEVILVGGSTRIPKIQEVVKAFFGKEPHRGVNPDEVVAIGAAIQGGVLAGDVKDVLLLDVTPLSLGIETLGGVFTTLIGRNTTIPTKKSEVFSTAEDNQTTVEIHVLQGEREMAMYNKTIGKFQLTGIPPAPRGMPQVEVTFDIDANGILHVSAKDRATGKEQKIRIEASSGLSEAEIDKMVKDAEAHAAEDKSRRETIETRNRLDSLTYEVEKNMKEWEDKIDQGAKDTLNAALERARKALKQDDVAEVRSATEELSNAYSAAGAQIYAAQQAEGAGAAGADAGFSGGATAGAGFADDATAQANASRGADDVVDADYEIVDDNK